The nucleotide window CAGGCCGTCCTCGAAGGCCATCCGCGGGGCGTAGCCGAGCGCGGCGGTCTTGGAGTAGTCGACGGAGTAGCGCAGGTCGTGGCCACCGCCGCGGGGGTCGACGATGTGCTCGACGGAGGACCAGTCGCGGCCGGTGGCCTCCAGCAGCTTCTCGGTGAGCTCGCGGTTGGACAGCTCGCGCCCGCCGCCGATGTTGTAGAACTCCCCCGCCGCACCCTGCTCCAGCACCAGCTGGATGCCGCGGCAGTGGTCGTCGACGAACAGCCAGTCGCGCACGTTGGCGCCCTCGCCGTAGAGGGGCACCGTGTGCCCGTCGAGCAGGTTGGTGACGAACAGCGGGATGACCTTCTCGGGGAAGTGGTACGGCCCGTAGTTGTTGCTGCACCGGGTGATGGAGATGTCCAGCCCGTAGGTCTTCGCGTAGGCGCGGGCGAGCAGGTCGCTGCCGGCCTTGGCCGCGGAGTACGGGGAGTTGGGCTCCAGGACGTGGTCCTCGGTCCAGGAGCCGGTGTCGATGGAGCCGTAGACCTCGTCGGTGGAGACGTGCACGACCCGGCGGACGCGGTGGCGCAGGCAGGCCTCGAACACCTGCTGGGCCCCGAGGACGTTGGTCAGCACGAAGTCGGCGGCGGCACCACCGATGGAGCGGTCGACGTGGGACTCGGCGGCGAAGTTGACCACCACGTCGTGCCCGGGCAGCGCGGCGTCGAGGTCGGCGGGTGAGCAGATGTCGCCGTGGACGAACCGGTACCGCGGGTTCTCCGCGATCGGGGCGAGGTTGGCCAGGTTGCCGGCGTAGGTGAGCTTGTCGAAGACCGTCACCTCGGCGTCCTCGAAGCCCGGGTAGCCACCGGACAGCATGGTCCGGACGTAGTGGGATCCGATGAAGCCGGCACCGCCGGTGACGAGGACGCGCATGAGGGAACCGTAGCGAGGAAGCCGCACCGTCAGGGGACGTCGCGGACGCCCGTCATCCGCCGGGGTGAGCACCACTGCATGCCGGGGGCTGCTGGCTCTAGGTTCACCCCATGCGCGGGATCATCCTGGCCGGTGGGACCGGCAGTCGTCTGTGGCCGATCACCCTCGGCGTCAGCAAGCAGCTCATGCCCGTCTACGACAAGCCGATGATCTACTACCCGCTGTCCACGCTGATGATGGCGGGGATCCGCGAGGTGCTGGTCATCACGACCCCCGAGGACCGCGACGCCTTCGCCCGCCTGCTGGGCGACGGCAGCCGGCTGGGGATGCGGATCGAGTACGCGGTGCAGCCCCGGCCCGAGGGCCTGGCGCAGGCGTTCCTCATCGGCGCGGACTTCCTCGGCGGGCAGGCCGCCGCCCTGGTGCTGGGCGACAACATCTTCTACGGCGCGGGCCTGGGCACCGCGCTGTCCCGGCTGCCCGAGCCCGACGGCGGGCACGTGTTCGCCTACCACGTGGCCAACCCGCGGGCCTACGGCGTCGTGGAGTTCGACGACACCGGCCGGGTGCTCTCCATCGAGGAGAAGCCCGAGGTGCCCAAGAGCTCCTACGCCGTGCCGGGTCTCTACTTCTTCGGCCCCGACGTGGTCGACGTCGCCCGCGGCATCACCCCCAGCGCGCGGGGCGAGCTGGAGATCACCGCGGTCAACGAGCACTACCTGCGCCAGGACCGGTTGACCGTCACCGTCCTGGACCGGGGCACCGCCTGGCTGGACACCGGCACGTTCACCTCGCTGCGGCAGGCCACCGAGTTCGTCTCCGTGGTCGAGGAGCGGCAGGGCCTGAAGATCGGCTGCATCGAGGAGGTCGCCTGGCGCAACGGCTGGCTGGACGACGACGGCCTGCGCGCCGCCGCGGAGCCGCTGGCCAAGAGCGGCTACGGCGACTACCTGCTCGGCCTGCTCGCCGGCTGACCCCTCCCGCGGGCGCCCGGACGCGCCCGCGGGACGCCGACCCCTTGACGGATCCGGACGGGGACGGTGTCCTCCTCCTGACGGTCACCGGACCGCCCGCTCCACCGGTGACCGCCGGGGCCGCGCCGGCGCGGCACCGCAGGAGGTCCCGGGCGTGACCAGACGACGACCCCGGCGGACGACACCGCCCACCGCCGGACGACGGACCGGGACGGGCCCGGCCTGATGGCCACACTCGCGGCAGCGCCGGCCCGGCCGCTCCTGCCCCGCCCGCGGATGTCCCGGGCCGACGCCGTCCTGGTCGCCGTGGTCGCGCTCGCCGGGACCGCGACCTGGCTGCTGGCCCGCCCGGCGCTCGTCGACGACGCCTACATCACGCTCTCCTACGCCCAGAACGTGGCGCTGCACGGCACGTGGGGCCTGCTGTCCGACGTCCCGTCCAACGCGGCCACCTCCCCCGCGTGGGTGCTGCTCCTGGCCGCGACCACGGTGGTCGTCCGGGACACCGGCGCCGCGCTGGGGCTGCTGCACGTCACGATGGTC belongs to Modestobacter sp. L9-4 and includes:
- the rfbB gene encoding dTDP-glucose 4,6-dehydratase, whose product is MRVLVTGGAGFIGSHYVRTMLSGGYPGFEDAEVTVFDKLTYAGNLANLAPIAENPRYRFVHGDICSPADLDAALPGHDVVVNFAAESHVDRSIGGAAADFVLTNVLGAQQVFEACLRHRVRRVVHVSTDEVYGSIDTGSWTEDHVLEPNSPYSAAKAGSDLLARAYAKTYGLDISITRCSNNYGPYHFPEKVIPLFVTNLLDGHTVPLYGEGANVRDWLFVDDHCRGIQLVLEQGAAGEFYNIGGGRELSNRELTEKLLEATGRDWSSVEHIVDPRGGGHDLRYSVDYSKTAALGYAPRMAFEDGLALTVQWYRDNRAWWEPLKAAAATARA
- the rfbA gene encoding glucose-1-phosphate thymidylyltransferase RfbA, which codes for MRGIILAGGTGSRLWPITLGVSKQLMPVYDKPMIYYPLSTLMMAGIREVLVITTPEDRDAFARLLGDGSRLGMRIEYAVQPRPEGLAQAFLIGADFLGGQAAALVLGDNIFYGAGLGTALSRLPEPDGGHVFAYHVANPRAYGVVEFDDTGRVLSIEEKPEVPKSSYAVPGLYFFGPDVVDVARGITPSARGELEITAVNEHYLRQDRLTVTVLDRGTAWLDTGTFTSLRQATEFVSVVEERQGLKIGCIEEVAWRNGWLDDDGLRAAAEPLAKSGYGDYLLGLLAG